The Delphinus delphis chromosome 2, mDelDel1.2, whole genome shotgun sequence genome contains a region encoding:
- the ABCD4 gene encoding lysosomal cobalamin transporter ABCD4 isoform X2, with amino-acid sequence MAVRGPAPRASARTLLLLLLFFRPRLDLQFFERFLQIQKVLFPSWSSQNALMFLTLLCVALLEQLVIYRVGLIPSQYFGVLGNKDLNGFKTLTFLAVVLIVLNSMLKSFDQFTCNLLYVSWRKDLTEHLHRLYFRGRVYYTLNVLRDDIDNPDQRISQDVERFCRQLSSVASKLIVSPFTLIYYTYQCFQSTGWLGPVSIFGYFILGTVVNKMLMGPIVAKLVQQEKLEGDFRFKHMQIRVNAEPAAFFRAGHVEHMRTDRRLQRLLQTQRELMSKELWLYIGVNMFDYLGSILSYVVISIPIFSGVYRDLSPTELSTLVSKNAFVCMYLISCFTRLIDLSTTLSDVAGYTHRIGELQETLLDMTLKSRDGEILDESEWDLARTPGWPATERTDTAFLLERVCISAPSSNKPLIKDLSLKISEGQSLLITGNTGTGKTSLLRVLGGLWASTAGSVQMLMDFGPHGVLFLPQKPFFTDGTLREQVIYPLKEIYPDSGSADDERIMRFLELAGLSSLVARTEGLDQQVDWNWYDVLSPGEMQRLSFARLFYLQPKYAVLDEATSALTEEVESELYRIGQQLGMTFVSVGHRRSLEKQNTFISWLFPYFV; translated from the exons GACTCTGCTTCTCCTGCTTCTCTTCTTCAGGCCCAGGTTAGATCTGCAATTCTTCGAGCGGTTCCTGCAGATACAGAAGGTTTTGTTTCCCTCTTGGTCATCACAGAATGCCTTGATGTTCCTGACTCTTTTGTGTGTGGCCCTACTGG aACAACTGGTGATCTACCGGGTTGGCTTGATTCCCAGTCAGTACTTTGGGGTCCTAGGAAACAAAGATTTAAATGGGTTTAAGACCCTGACGTTCCTGGCTGTTGTGCTCATCGTCCTCAACTCCATG CTGAAGAGCTTTGACCAGTTCACCTGCAACCTGCTGTATGTGAGCTGGAGGAAGGACCTCACCGAGCACCTCCACCGCCTCTACTTCCGGGGCCGCGTGTACTACACCCTCAACGTGCTGCGGGATGACATCGATAACCC GGACCAGCGCATCAGCCAGGACGTGGAGCGGTTCTGCCGGCAGCTCAGCAGCGTGGCCAGCAAGCTGATCGTCTCCCCCTTCACCCTCATCTACTACACCTATCAGTGCTTCCAGAG CACCGGCTGGCTCGGGCCTGTGAGCATCTTTGGATATTTCATTCTGGGAACCGTGGTGAACAAGATGTTGATGGGTCCCATTGTGGCAAAACTGGTGCAGCAGGAGAAGCTGGAGGGGGATTTCAG GTTCAAGCACATGCAGATCCGGGTGAATGCTGAGCCTGCTGCTTTTTTCAG AGCTGGGCACGTGGAGCACATGAGGACAGACCGCAGGCTGCAGAGACTCCTTCAGACCCAGAGGGAGCTGATGTCCAAGGAGCTCTGGCTGTACA TCGGCGTCAACATGTTTGACTATCTGGGCAGCATCCTGAGTTACGTCGTGATCTCAATCCCCATTTTCAGTGGCGTCTACAGAGACCTGAGCCCCACAGAGCTCAGCACCCTGGTCAGCAAG AACGCCTTTGTATGCATGTACCTCATCAGCTGCTTCACCCGGCTCATCGATCTCTCCACCACGCTCTCCGATGTGGCAGGCTACACACACAG GATCGGGGAACTTCAGGAGACCCTGCTGGACATGACCCTGAAGTCACGGGATGGGGAGATCCTGGACGAGAGCGAGTGGGACTTGGCCAG GACTCCAGGATGGCCAGCAACAGAGCGAACAGATACAGCTTTTCTTCTTGAGCGGGTCTGCATCTCCGCCCCCTCCTCTAACAAACCCTTAATCAAAGATCTGAGCCTGAAGATCTCTGAGGGGCAGAGCTTGCTTATCACAGGCAACACGGGCACCGGCAAGACCTCCTTGCTCCGGGTTCTGGGTGGCCTCTGGGCGAGCACAGCGG GCTCAGTGCAGATGCTGATGGACTTTGGACCCCACGGGGTGCTGTTCCTGCCACAAAAGCCATTCTTCACTGACGGGACCCTTCGGGAGCAG GTGATATATCCCTTGAAGGAGATCTACCCGGACTCAG GTTCTGCTGATGATGAGAGGATCATGAGGTTCCTGGAGTTGGCAGGCCTG TCCAGCTTGGTGGCAAGGACAGAGGGTCTGGACCAGCAGGTCGATTGGAACTG GTATGATGTTCTGTCCCCAGGAGAGATGCAGAGGCTCTCCTTTGCCCGGCTCTTCTACCTGCAGCCGAAGTATGCAG TGCTTGATGAAGCCACCAGTGCCCTGACCGAGGAGGTGGAGAGCGAGCTCTACCGCATCGGCCAGCAGCTGGGCATGACGTTCGTCAGCGTGGGCCATCGGCGCAGCCTTGAGAAG
- the ABCD4 gene encoding lysosomal cobalamin transporter ABCD4 isoform X4 — protein sequence MAVRGPAPRASARTLLLLLLFFRPRLDLQFFERFLQIQKVLFPSWSSQNALMFLTLLCVALLEQLVIYRVGLIPSQYFGVLGNKDLNGFKTLTFLAVVLIVLNSMLKSFDQFTCNLLYVSWRKDLTEHLHRLYFRGRVYYTLNVLRDDIDNPDQRISQDVERFCRQLSSVASKLIVSPFTLIYYTYQCFQSTGWLGPVSIFGYFILGTVVNKMLMGPIVAKLVQQEKLEGDFRFKHMQIRVNAEPAAFFRAGHVEHMRTDRRLQRLLQTQRELMSKELWLYIGVNMFDYLGSILSYVVISIPIFSGVYRDLSPTELSTLVSKNAFVCMYLISCFTRLIDLSTTLSDVAGYTHRIGELQETLLDMTLKSRDGEILDESEWDLARTPGWPATERTDTAFLLERVCISAPSSNKPLIKDLSLKISEGQSLLITGNTGTGKTSLLRVLGGLWASTAGSVQMLMDFGPHGVLFLPQKPFFTDGTLREQVIYPLKEIYPDSGSADDERIMRFLELAGLSSLVARTEGLDQQVDWNWYDVLSPGEMQRLSFARLFYLQPKYAAKHLYILALSLLRLKSSTAI from the exons GACTCTGCTTCTCCTGCTTCTCTTCTTCAGGCCCAGGTTAGATCTGCAATTCTTCGAGCGGTTCCTGCAGATACAGAAGGTTTTGTTTCCCTCTTGGTCATCACAGAATGCCTTGATGTTCCTGACTCTTTTGTGTGTGGCCCTACTGG aACAACTGGTGATCTACCGGGTTGGCTTGATTCCCAGTCAGTACTTTGGGGTCCTAGGAAACAAAGATTTAAATGGGTTTAAGACCCTGACGTTCCTGGCTGTTGTGCTCATCGTCCTCAACTCCATG CTGAAGAGCTTTGACCAGTTCACCTGCAACCTGCTGTATGTGAGCTGGAGGAAGGACCTCACCGAGCACCTCCACCGCCTCTACTTCCGGGGCCGCGTGTACTACACCCTCAACGTGCTGCGGGATGACATCGATAACCC GGACCAGCGCATCAGCCAGGACGTGGAGCGGTTCTGCCGGCAGCTCAGCAGCGTGGCCAGCAAGCTGATCGTCTCCCCCTTCACCCTCATCTACTACACCTATCAGTGCTTCCAGAG CACCGGCTGGCTCGGGCCTGTGAGCATCTTTGGATATTTCATTCTGGGAACCGTGGTGAACAAGATGTTGATGGGTCCCATTGTGGCAAAACTGGTGCAGCAGGAGAAGCTGGAGGGGGATTTCAG GTTCAAGCACATGCAGATCCGGGTGAATGCTGAGCCTGCTGCTTTTTTCAG AGCTGGGCACGTGGAGCACATGAGGACAGACCGCAGGCTGCAGAGACTCCTTCAGACCCAGAGGGAGCTGATGTCCAAGGAGCTCTGGCTGTACA TCGGCGTCAACATGTTTGACTATCTGGGCAGCATCCTGAGTTACGTCGTGATCTCAATCCCCATTTTCAGTGGCGTCTACAGAGACCTGAGCCCCACAGAGCTCAGCACCCTGGTCAGCAAG AACGCCTTTGTATGCATGTACCTCATCAGCTGCTTCACCCGGCTCATCGATCTCTCCACCACGCTCTCCGATGTGGCAGGCTACACACACAG GATCGGGGAACTTCAGGAGACCCTGCTGGACATGACCCTGAAGTCACGGGATGGGGAGATCCTGGACGAGAGCGAGTGGGACTTGGCCAG GACTCCAGGATGGCCAGCAACAGAGCGAACAGATACAGCTTTTCTTCTTGAGCGGGTCTGCATCTCCGCCCCCTCCTCTAACAAACCCTTAATCAAAGATCTGAGCCTGAAGATCTCTGAGGGGCAGAGCTTGCTTATCACAGGCAACACGGGCACCGGCAAGACCTCCTTGCTCCGGGTTCTGGGTGGCCTCTGGGCGAGCACAGCGG GCTCAGTGCAGATGCTGATGGACTTTGGACCCCACGGGGTGCTGTTCCTGCCACAAAAGCCATTCTTCACTGACGGGACCCTTCGGGAGCAG GTGATATATCCCTTGAAGGAGATCTACCCGGACTCAG GTTCTGCTGATGATGAGAGGATCATGAGGTTCCTGGAGTTGGCAGGCCTG TCCAGCTTGGTGGCAAGGACAGAGGGTCTGGACCAGCAGGTCGATTGGAACTG GTATGATGTTCTGTCCCCAGGAGAGATGCAGAGGCTCTCCTTTGCCCGGCTCTTCTACCTGCAGCCGAAGTATGCAG
- the ABCD4 gene encoding lysosomal cobalamin transporter ABCD4 isoform X5 → MAVRGPAPRASARTLLLLLLFFRPRLDLQFFERFLQIQKVLFPSWSSQNALMFLTLLCVALLEQLVIYRVGLIPSQYFGVLGNKDLNGFKTLTFLAVVLIVLNSMLKSFDQFTCNLLYVSWRKDLTEHLHRLYFRGRVYYTLNVLRDDIDNPDQRISQDVERFCRQLSSVASKLIVSPFTLIYYTYQCFQSTGWLGPVSIFGYFILGTVVNKMLMGPIVAKLVQQEKLEGDFRFKHMQIRVNAEPAAFFRAGHVEHMRTDRRLQRLLQTQRELMSKELWLYIGVNMFDYLGSILSYVVISIPIFSGVYRDLSPTELSTLVSKNAFVCMYLISCFTRLIDLSTTLSDVAGYTHRIGELQETLLDMTLKSRDGEILDESEWDLARTPGWPATERTDTAFLLERVCISAPSSNKPLIKDLSLKISEGQSLLITGNTGTGKTSLLRVLGGLWASTAGSVQMLMDFGPHGVLFLPQKPFFTDGTLREQVIYPLKEIYPDSGSADDERIMRFLELAGLSSLVARTEGLDQQVDWNWYDVLSPGEMQRLSFARLFYLQPKYAVVKISLKFSTTRSTGT, encoded by the exons GACTCTGCTTCTCCTGCTTCTCTTCTTCAGGCCCAGGTTAGATCTGCAATTCTTCGAGCGGTTCCTGCAGATACAGAAGGTTTTGTTTCCCTCTTGGTCATCACAGAATGCCTTGATGTTCCTGACTCTTTTGTGTGTGGCCCTACTGG aACAACTGGTGATCTACCGGGTTGGCTTGATTCCCAGTCAGTACTTTGGGGTCCTAGGAAACAAAGATTTAAATGGGTTTAAGACCCTGACGTTCCTGGCTGTTGTGCTCATCGTCCTCAACTCCATG CTGAAGAGCTTTGACCAGTTCACCTGCAACCTGCTGTATGTGAGCTGGAGGAAGGACCTCACCGAGCACCTCCACCGCCTCTACTTCCGGGGCCGCGTGTACTACACCCTCAACGTGCTGCGGGATGACATCGATAACCC GGACCAGCGCATCAGCCAGGACGTGGAGCGGTTCTGCCGGCAGCTCAGCAGCGTGGCCAGCAAGCTGATCGTCTCCCCCTTCACCCTCATCTACTACACCTATCAGTGCTTCCAGAG CACCGGCTGGCTCGGGCCTGTGAGCATCTTTGGATATTTCATTCTGGGAACCGTGGTGAACAAGATGTTGATGGGTCCCATTGTGGCAAAACTGGTGCAGCAGGAGAAGCTGGAGGGGGATTTCAG GTTCAAGCACATGCAGATCCGGGTGAATGCTGAGCCTGCTGCTTTTTTCAG AGCTGGGCACGTGGAGCACATGAGGACAGACCGCAGGCTGCAGAGACTCCTTCAGACCCAGAGGGAGCTGATGTCCAAGGAGCTCTGGCTGTACA TCGGCGTCAACATGTTTGACTATCTGGGCAGCATCCTGAGTTACGTCGTGATCTCAATCCCCATTTTCAGTGGCGTCTACAGAGACCTGAGCCCCACAGAGCTCAGCACCCTGGTCAGCAAG AACGCCTTTGTATGCATGTACCTCATCAGCTGCTTCACCCGGCTCATCGATCTCTCCACCACGCTCTCCGATGTGGCAGGCTACACACACAG GATCGGGGAACTTCAGGAGACCCTGCTGGACATGACCCTGAAGTCACGGGATGGGGAGATCCTGGACGAGAGCGAGTGGGACTTGGCCAG GACTCCAGGATGGCCAGCAACAGAGCGAACAGATACAGCTTTTCTTCTTGAGCGGGTCTGCATCTCCGCCCCCTCCTCTAACAAACCCTTAATCAAAGATCTGAGCCTGAAGATCTCTGAGGGGCAGAGCTTGCTTATCACAGGCAACACGGGCACCGGCAAGACCTCCTTGCTCCGGGTTCTGGGTGGCCTCTGGGCGAGCACAGCGG GCTCAGTGCAGATGCTGATGGACTTTGGACCCCACGGGGTGCTGTTCCTGCCACAAAAGCCATTCTTCACTGACGGGACCCTTCGGGAGCAG GTGATATATCCCTTGAAGGAGATCTACCCGGACTCAG GTTCTGCTGATGATGAGAGGATCATGAGGTTCCTGGAGTTGGCAGGCCTG TCCAGCTTGGTGGCAAGGACAGAGGGTCTGGACCAGCAGGTCGATTGGAACTG GTATGATGTTCTGTCCCCAGGAGAGATGCAGAGGCTCTCCTTTGCCCGGCTCTTCTACCTGCAGCCGAAGTATGCAG
- the ABCD4 gene encoding lysosomal cobalamin transporter ABCD4 isoform X1, with protein MAVRGPAPRASARTLLLLLLFFRPRLDLQFFERFLQIQKVLFPSWSSQNALMFLTLLCVALLEQLVIYRVGLIPSQYFGVLGNKDLNGFKTLTFLAVVLIVLNSMLKSFDQFTCNLLYVSWRKDLTEHLHRLYFRGRVYYTLNVLRDDIDNPDQRISQDVERFCRQLSSVASKLIVSPFTLIYYTYQCFQSTGWLGPVSIFGYFILGTVVNKMLMGPIVAKLVQQEKLEGDFRFKHMQIRVNAEPAAFFRAGHVEHMRTDRRLQRLLQTQRELMSKELWLYIGVNMFDYLGSILSYVVISIPIFSGVYRDLSPTELSTLVSKNAFVCMYLISCFTRLIDLSTTLSDVAGYTHRIGELQETLLDMTLKSRDGEILDESEWDLARTPGWPATERTDTAFLLERVCISAPSSNKPLIKDLSLKISEGQSLLITGNTGTGKTSLLRVLGGLWASTAGSVQMLMDFGPHGVLFLPQKPFFTDGTLREQVIYPLKEIYPDSGSADDERIMRFLELAGLSSLVARTEGLDQQVDWNWYDVLSPGEMQRLSFARLFYLQPKYAVLDEATSALTEEVESELYRIGQQLGMTFVSVGHRRSLEKFHSLVLKLCGEGRWELTRIKVE; from the exons GACTCTGCTTCTCCTGCTTCTCTTCTTCAGGCCCAGGTTAGATCTGCAATTCTTCGAGCGGTTCCTGCAGATACAGAAGGTTTTGTTTCCCTCTTGGTCATCACAGAATGCCTTGATGTTCCTGACTCTTTTGTGTGTGGCCCTACTGG aACAACTGGTGATCTACCGGGTTGGCTTGATTCCCAGTCAGTACTTTGGGGTCCTAGGAAACAAAGATTTAAATGGGTTTAAGACCCTGACGTTCCTGGCTGTTGTGCTCATCGTCCTCAACTCCATG CTGAAGAGCTTTGACCAGTTCACCTGCAACCTGCTGTATGTGAGCTGGAGGAAGGACCTCACCGAGCACCTCCACCGCCTCTACTTCCGGGGCCGCGTGTACTACACCCTCAACGTGCTGCGGGATGACATCGATAACCC GGACCAGCGCATCAGCCAGGACGTGGAGCGGTTCTGCCGGCAGCTCAGCAGCGTGGCCAGCAAGCTGATCGTCTCCCCCTTCACCCTCATCTACTACACCTATCAGTGCTTCCAGAG CACCGGCTGGCTCGGGCCTGTGAGCATCTTTGGATATTTCATTCTGGGAACCGTGGTGAACAAGATGTTGATGGGTCCCATTGTGGCAAAACTGGTGCAGCAGGAGAAGCTGGAGGGGGATTTCAG GTTCAAGCACATGCAGATCCGGGTGAATGCTGAGCCTGCTGCTTTTTTCAG AGCTGGGCACGTGGAGCACATGAGGACAGACCGCAGGCTGCAGAGACTCCTTCAGACCCAGAGGGAGCTGATGTCCAAGGAGCTCTGGCTGTACA TCGGCGTCAACATGTTTGACTATCTGGGCAGCATCCTGAGTTACGTCGTGATCTCAATCCCCATTTTCAGTGGCGTCTACAGAGACCTGAGCCCCACAGAGCTCAGCACCCTGGTCAGCAAG AACGCCTTTGTATGCATGTACCTCATCAGCTGCTTCACCCGGCTCATCGATCTCTCCACCACGCTCTCCGATGTGGCAGGCTACACACACAG GATCGGGGAACTTCAGGAGACCCTGCTGGACATGACCCTGAAGTCACGGGATGGGGAGATCCTGGACGAGAGCGAGTGGGACTTGGCCAG GACTCCAGGATGGCCAGCAACAGAGCGAACAGATACAGCTTTTCTTCTTGAGCGGGTCTGCATCTCCGCCCCCTCCTCTAACAAACCCTTAATCAAAGATCTGAGCCTGAAGATCTCTGAGGGGCAGAGCTTGCTTATCACAGGCAACACGGGCACCGGCAAGACCTCCTTGCTCCGGGTTCTGGGTGGCCTCTGGGCGAGCACAGCGG GCTCAGTGCAGATGCTGATGGACTTTGGACCCCACGGGGTGCTGTTCCTGCCACAAAAGCCATTCTTCACTGACGGGACCCTTCGGGAGCAG GTGATATATCCCTTGAAGGAGATCTACCCGGACTCAG GTTCTGCTGATGATGAGAGGATCATGAGGTTCCTGGAGTTGGCAGGCCTG TCCAGCTTGGTGGCAAGGACAGAGGGTCTGGACCAGCAGGTCGATTGGAACTG GTATGATGTTCTGTCCCCAGGAGAGATGCAGAGGCTCTCCTTTGCCCGGCTCTTCTACCTGCAGCCGAAGTATGCAG TGCTTGATGAAGCCACCAGTGCCCTGACCGAGGAGGTGGAGAGCGAGCTCTACCGCATCGGCCAGCAGCTGGGCATGACGTTCGTCAGCGTGGGCCATCGGCGCAGCCTTGAGAAG TTTCACTCCTTGGTTCTGAAACTCTGTGGAGAAGGAAGGTGGGAGCTGACCAGAATCAAAGTGGAATGA
- the ABCD4 gene encoding lysosomal cobalamin transporter ABCD4 isoform X3: protein MAVRGPAPRASARPRLDLQFFERFLQIQKVLFPSWSSQNALMFLTLLCVALLEQLVIYRVGLIPSQYFGVLGNKDLNGFKTLTFLAVVLIVLNSMLKSFDQFTCNLLYVSWRKDLTEHLHRLYFRGRVYYTLNVLRDDIDNPDQRISQDVERFCRQLSSVASKLIVSPFTLIYYTYQCFQSTGWLGPVSIFGYFILGTVVNKMLMGPIVAKLVQQEKLEGDFRFKHMQIRVNAEPAAFFRAGHVEHMRTDRRLQRLLQTQRELMSKELWLYIGVNMFDYLGSILSYVVISIPIFSGVYRDLSPTELSTLVSKNAFVCMYLISCFTRLIDLSTTLSDVAGYTHRIGELQETLLDMTLKSRDGEILDESEWDLARTPGWPATERTDTAFLLERVCISAPSSNKPLIKDLSLKISEGQSLLITGNTGTGKTSLLRVLGGLWASTAGSVQMLMDFGPHGVLFLPQKPFFTDGTLREQVIYPLKEIYPDSGSADDERIMRFLELAGLSSLVARTEGLDQQVDWNWYDVLSPGEMQRLSFARLFYLQPKYAVLDEATSALTEEVESELYRIGQQLGMTFVSVGHRRSLEKFHSLVLKLCGEGRWELTRIKVE from the exons GCCCAGGTTAGATCTGCAATTCTTCGAGCGGTTCCTGCAGATACAGAAGGTTTTGTTTCCCTCTTGGTCATCACAGAATGCCTTGATGTTCCTGACTCTTTTGTGTGTGGCCCTACTGG aACAACTGGTGATCTACCGGGTTGGCTTGATTCCCAGTCAGTACTTTGGGGTCCTAGGAAACAAAGATTTAAATGGGTTTAAGACCCTGACGTTCCTGGCTGTTGTGCTCATCGTCCTCAACTCCATG CTGAAGAGCTTTGACCAGTTCACCTGCAACCTGCTGTATGTGAGCTGGAGGAAGGACCTCACCGAGCACCTCCACCGCCTCTACTTCCGGGGCCGCGTGTACTACACCCTCAACGTGCTGCGGGATGACATCGATAACCC GGACCAGCGCATCAGCCAGGACGTGGAGCGGTTCTGCCGGCAGCTCAGCAGCGTGGCCAGCAAGCTGATCGTCTCCCCCTTCACCCTCATCTACTACACCTATCAGTGCTTCCAGAG CACCGGCTGGCTCGGGCCTGTGAGCATCTTTGGATATTTCATTCTGGGAACCGTGGTGAACAAGATGTTGATGGGTCCCATTGTGGCAAAACTGGTGCAGCAGGAGAAGCTGGAGGGGGATTTCAG GTTCAAGCACATGCAGATCCGGGTGAATGCTGAGCCTGCTGCTTTTTTCAG AGCTGGGCACGTGGAGCACATGAGGACAGACCGCAGGCTGCAGAGACTCCTTCAGACCCAGAGGGAGCTGATGTCCAAGGAGCTCTGGCTGTACA TCGGCGTCAACATGTTTGACTATCTGGGCAGCATCCTGAGTTACGTCGTGATCTCAATCCCCATTTTCAGTGGCGTCTACAGAGACCTGAGCCCCACAGAGCTCAGCACCCTGGTCAGCAAG AACGCCTTTGTATGCATGTACCTCATCAGCTGCTTCACCCGGCTCATCGATCTCTCCACCACGCTCTCCGATGTGGCAGGCTACACACACAG GATCGGGGAACTTCAGGAGACCCTGCTGGACATGACCCTGAAGTCACGGGATGGGGAGATCCTGGACGAGAGCGAGTGGGACTTGGCCAG GACTCCAGGATGGCCAGCAACAGAGCGAACAGATACAGCTTTTCTTCTTGAGCGGGTCTGCATCTCCGCCCCCTCCTCTAACAAACCCTTAATCAAAGATCTGAGCCTGAAGATCTCTGAGGGGCAGAGCTTGCTTATCACAGGCAACACGGGCACCGGCAAGACCTCCTTGCTCCGGGTTCTGGGTGGCCTCTGGGCGAGCACAGCGG GCTCAGTGCAGATGCTGATGGACTTTGGACCCCACGGGGTGCTGTTCCTGCCACAAAAGCCATTCTTCACTGACGGGACCCTTCGGGAGCAG GTGATATATCCCTTGAAGGAGATCTACCCGGACTCAG GTTCTGCTGATGATGAGAGGATCATGAGGTTCCTGGAGTTGGCAGGCCTG TCCAGCTTGGTGGCAAGGACAGAGGGTCTGGACCAGCAGGTCGATTGGAACTG GTATGATGTTCTGTCCCCAGGAGAGATGCAGAGGCTCTCCTTTGCCCGGCTCTTCTACCTGCAGCCGAAGTATGCAG TGCTTGATGAAGCCACCAGTGCCCTGACCGAGGAGGTGGAGAGCGAGCTCTACCGCATCGGCCAGCAGCTGGGCATGACGTTCGTCAGCGTGGGCCATCGGCGCAGCCTTGAGAAG TTTCACTCCTTGGTTCTGAAACTCTGTGGAGAAGGAAGGTGGGAGCTGACCAGAATCAAAGTGGAATGA
- the ABCD4 gene encoding lysosomal cobalamin transporter ABCD4 isoform X6: protein MLSLLLFSVGVNMFDYLGSILSYVVISIPIFSGVYRDLSPTELSTLVSKNAFVCMYLISCFTRLIDLSTTLSDVAGYTHRIGELQETLLDMTLKSRDGEILDESEWDLARTPGWPATERTDTAFLLERVCISAPSSNKPLIKDLSLKISEGQSLLITGNTGTGKTSLLRVLGGLWASTAGSVQMLMDFGPHGVLFLPQKPFFTDGTLREQVIYPLKEIYPDSGSADDERIMRFLELAGLSSLVARTEGLDQQVDWNWYDVLSPGEMQRLSFARLFYLQPKYAVLDEATSALTEEVESELYRIGQQLGMTFVSVGHRRSLEKFHSLVLKLCGEGRWELTRIKVE, encoded by the exons ATGCTGAGCCTGCTGCTTTTTTCAG TCGGCGTCAACATGTTTGACTATCTGGGCAGCATCCTGAGTTACGTCGTGATCTCAATCCCCATTTTCAGTGGCGTCTACAGAGACCTGAGCCCCACAGAGCTCAGCACCCTGGTCAGCAAG AACGCCTTTGTATGCATGTACCTCATCAGCTGCTTCACCCGGCTCATCGATCTCTCCACCACGCTCTCCGATGTGGCAGGCTACACACACAG GATCGGGGAACTTCAGGAGACCCTGCTGGACATGACCCTGAAGTCACGGGATGGGGAGATCCTGGACGAGAGCGAGTGGGACTTGGCCAG GACTCCAGGATGGCCAGCAACAGAGCGAACAGATACAGCTTTTCTTCTTGAGCGGGTCTGCATCTCCGCCCCCTCCTCTAACAAACCCTTAATCAAAGATCTGAGCCTGAAGATCTCTGAGGGGCAGAGCTTGCTTATCACAGGCAACACGGGCACCGGCAAGACCTCCTTGCTCCGGGTTCTGGGTGGCCTCTGGGCGAGCACAGCGG GCTCAGTGCAGATGCTGATGGACTTTGGACCCCACGGGGTGCTGTTCCTGCCACAAAAGCCATTCTTCACTGACGGGACCCTTCGGGAGCAG GTGATATATCCCTTGAAGGAGATCTACCCGGACTCAG GTTCTGCTGATGATGAGAGGATCATGAGGTTCCTGGAGTTGGCAGGCCTG TCCAGCTTGGTGGCAAGGACAGAGGGTCTGGACCAGCAGGTCGATTGGAACTG GTATGATGTTCTGTCCCCAGGAGAGATGCAGAGGCTCTCCTTTGCCCGGCTCTTCTACCTGCAGCCGAAGTATGCAG TGCTTGATGAAGCCACCAGTGCCCTGACCGAGGAGGTGGAGAGCGAGCTCTACCGCATCGGCCAGCAGCTGGGCATGACGTTCGTCAGCGTGGGCCATCGGCGCAGCCTTGAGAAG TTTCACTCCTTGGTTCTGAAACTCTGTGGAGAAGGAAGGTGGGAGCTGACCAGAATCAAAGTGGAATGA